GGATTTTACCCTTTAAAAGTACTGCTTTTCGATGTATAATCTATAATGCGCGTTGAATCAATGTGCATTCAGGGGCCTGACAACAGCTTTTCCGGTGTCTGCTTTTTTGCCCGCCGGTCTTGATGGAGGGTACCCGCCAGTTAATTTGTTTGGGTGAAAAAGAAAGGCATATAAGGGGAAAATATGGATGGAAAATCGGAAGATATAAGGCAGGAAAGAATAAACAATTTGAAAGAAATTATGCCTGAGGTTTTTACTGAGGGGAAGGTGGATGTTGAGAAGCTCAAGCTGACGCTTGGGGAGGATTTGAACCTTCAGGATGAACGGTATGTGTTGAATTGGGCGGGGAAAGCGGAAGCTTTTAAGGTCTTACAGGCGCAGAGTACCGCGACACTCGCTCCGGCGCCGGAAGAATCCATTGATTTTGAAAAAACGCAGAATGTATTCATAGAAGGCGAGAATCTCGAAGTCCTGAAAGTCCTTCAGAAATCCTATTACGGCAAAATAAAGATGATTTACATAGACCCGCCGTACAATACCGGCAACGACAGCTTTATCTATCCAGACAAGTTTTCCGAGTCAAAAGACGAGTACCTGAAGAGAATCGGCGACAAAGATGAAGAAGGCTTCCTCCTGAAAGAAGGCTTATTTCGAAAAAACAGCAAAGAAAGCGGCCACTACCATTCCAACTGGCTCTCCATGATGTACCCACGATTATTCCTTGCAAGAAACCTCCTGAGAGATGACGGCGTGATTTTTGTCTCCATTGACGACAATGAAGTTCATAATCTACGAATGATAATGAATGAAGTCTTTGGAGCCGAGAATTTCATTTCAAGTATTTCAAGAGTAATGAAATCTGGAGGTTCTAAAGGCAGTTACTTCACTCCGAATGTAGACTTCATTCTTGTATATGCAAAAAATATTATTTCAACTGAGTATTTTAGATCACCAATAAGTCAGGATCAAATAGCTAATTACTACAATAAAATAGAATCCTCGGGTAATAGGAAAGGAGAATCTTTCGGGGAAGAACGTGTCTATGTCGCCGGTCTTGATATTCGTCCTAATCAAAGATATTGGATAAAATGCCCAGATGGAAGTTTTGTAATTCCGCCAGGGGAGAATTTCCCAGAAAAAATTAAACAAGGATCAAAAATAACTCCAACTTCACAAGATGGTGTGTGGAAGTGGATATTTGAGACATACGAAGATGAGCTTAAAAAAGGTAACATCGTGTTTAAGCAAACGTCAACTTCTGCATTATTAGATCAAGATGGAAATCGGTCAAAATGGAATATATATAACAAACTATGGCTAAAAGATAGGCTTGAGAAGGGTGTTGTTCCCTCTAATTTTATTGATGATTATGAAAACAGGCAAAGTGCTTCAGAGTTGAAACAGCTTGATATTTCTTTTGATTTTGCAAAGCCTGCTGGACTGATAAAATATTTGATTGATATTGTAAGTGTTAAAGGTGATGAAATAGTCTTAGATTTTTTTGCTGGTTCAGGTACTACTGCTCATGCATTATATTTATTAAATAAAGAAGATGGCGATGATAGAAAGTACATTTGTGTTCAATTACCAGAGAAAACTGATGAAGACAGCGAAGCATATAAAGCAGGTTATAAGACGATAGCTGAAATCTGCAAAGAAAGAATACGAAGAGTTATTAAAAAAATCAAAAAAGAAAAGGAAGAGAATCCAGACCTTTTTGCCGACCAGAAAAAGGACTTAGACCTAGGAATGAAGGTTTTCAAGCTTAAAAACTCTAATTTTAAAATCTGGCGGAACGACATAGCTGAAAATGAAAAAGAACTTGGCAAACAATTAGATGCCTTTGAAAATCCAATAAAAAAAGAAGCCAAAAATGAAAATATGCTCTGGGAAATCCTTCTAAAATCCGGCTATGACTTAAATACAAAGGTAGAAGAAAAGAAAATCTCCGGTTGCCCTGTCTTCTTGGTCTCTGACGGTGAAATGATCGTCTGCCTTTCAAAAATCAACGAGAGTGTAGTCAAAGAAATCGTAAAACAACCCCCAAAAAAATGCATCTGTCTTGACATTCTCTTCGCCAAAAACGACCAATTAAAAACCAACACCGTCCTACAAATGAAAGACGCCGGAGTGGAGTTTAGGACAATATGAACAATAAAATAGTTTTCATAGATAGATTCAATGAAGAATCAAAACCCATAAATGATGAAATATTCAAAGAGGTTGCCACGATTGTAAAAGATAAAAAGTATAATTTTAAGCTTGAGCCTGCTAAAGTACCAAGAGGAATATTGGATGAATCACTAATAAGACAAATTATTGAAGCAAAATTAGTTATCGCTTGCATAAATGGTATTGAAGACCAAATTGTTGCTTCAAAATCTCTTAATGTTATTTATGAGCTTGCTTTCAGACAAGCTGCTCAAAGACCAATTATTGCTGTCAGCAAAAACAATAAATTAGAAAATCTGCCATTTTATCTGCGTAATATTAAAATAGTAAAAAATATTAGAAGAGAATTGCCAGAGGTTTTAAATAGTGTCTTGAATAATCCGGATTATCCAGATAATAGAGTATGGAAAATACTTAAAGAAATAGAAACAGAAAATCGCCTGAGCGTTAAAAATGCATTTGATTTTTATGAGAGAAAAAAAATCTGGGAAGTAGATTCAACAGGAAGCCTGAGGGTATTTGGGTCATATCTCGGAGCCATGTCAAAAGCAGGTGAAGACTGGAAAAACTACACCTTGTCTTTTAAAATGAAAATAGTTAATAGGTCTTTAGGTGTGATTGTGTATGGCGGTACTTGGAAAAAGGGATTGATGTTCCAAATATCAACAGAAGGAAAAAGGATTATTCCTCACAGATTATTTCCTACGGTAAATGCAATGCCAGACTCAATAATAAAATCCATGTCAAAATGCTCAAAGAATTGCAATATCTGTAACGATACTTGGTATGATGTTGCCATTACGATTGGAAGAAGAATACAAATAAAACTTGACAAAAAAACATTAAGCTGGACTGAAGCTCAGACAAGGATATTTCTTGGATTTGTTAGCCAAAATGATGCTATTATAAAAGATGACTGGGTAGGAGAAGAAAGAGCGATCCCAAAGATAGATTCTGAGCAATTGTGTTGTGGAAAGATAGGATTTAGAAATTCTTACGGTGGAAATGAGTTGAATGATGAAGAAGCTTTAATAAGGGATGTGAAGGTAATATTAGAAGATGGAAGGGTAATAAATATCTGGCCGAGTGCTTGCTGAGAGCGAAAAGAAAAATTAGCGAGCTACGGCCATTTTGCTGAGGTCAGCAAAATCGTCAAGCTTGATGCAGCAGTGCGGTGAGTCTTCGACAGTTTGTCGACAAGTGAAATGGGTCCAACTATTAAGGAATACTTAATAGTTCAACCAGAATGAAAACAAATAGATTCTCTTTAAAGACGGCGAATTATGGAAAAATCAGTTGCCGAGAAATTCTCGGTAACTGTCAGGAAAGTGGAAAGTATTTTTAAAGACACTGCCCTCCAAAAAGCGTTGGCGGGTCAACTAAGAGATCCCGGATATCCAAAAAGATCGGCGGGTTAATTAAGAGATATCCAAAAAACCGGATTCCCCGCCGAACGGCGAGGTCTCGTTAACGACGGACGGAATGACAGAGACGAAGGGAAAATAATTAATGATTTACAAAGTATTTGTTGATGACAGCGGGAGTAGAGATTACAAGAATCCTTATGTCTCTGATTTTAAGGTAAAGCCGCCTTTATTTGAGGCTTATCCCCAATTTTGGAGAGATAATTATTTTGTTTTGTGCGGAGTAAGAATCCATCAGAGTGAAATCGGTGGCATTAATAAAGAAATTAACGATTTAAAAATGACTCACTTTAAAACAAATAAAGTTGAAATAAAGTCAGACTGGCTTAGGAATCCGAGGCAAAGACAGAAATATTATTTAGAAAAGTATAATATTTCAGCTGAAAAGCTTAATGAGTTTGGCTTTGAGATTTATGAGATTATTAAAAAGAATGCTAATAAAATGAAAATTATTGGGGTTGTTTTTGATAAAAGATGTTACGGTGAAGAAAAAAGAAGGACTACGGATGGGCAGCCTTTGCTTAAAGCCGTTCAAGTGTTGTTTGAAAGACTTCAATACACGAAAAAATATCATATTGTGATTTTTGATCAATTTGAATGCGACTTGTGTATAACTAAAGGTGAGCATAAAAAAATATCTGATATTGCCCAATCCAAAGATAATCTTAAAAAGCTTCATGTTGGCCAATTTGATAAGATAATTGATGTGAAATTTTCTAAATCTTCCGGAGAAAACTTTATTCAAATCGCCGATCTTTGCGCGTACAATGTTTATAGGCAATTTTTGCATTTTGGCAGGGAATGGACAAAAGAACAAGGCAATGAAGTAATGAATATGTATGAATACTTTGAAAAAATTAGATGTAATTTTATGGTTAATCCGGTAAATGGTAAAGTTCAGGGATGTGGATTGGTCTGCTTGCCGGACTTTGGTAAATGCAATTGGAATCTGCTAAAAGGGTGCGATTTAAAATAAATGAGGTCAGTTTCCTTTCGGATATCCACATTGCCAAGAGGTGGACTAGCTCCGGAGAGCAACCGACCAAGATTATTCTAACAAAAAAGTTAAACATATGCAATAGGCAATAAATACTAATTTTTAAAGGTAAAAAAGTAAGGAAAAGCAGCAAAAAAATAATGAAAAAGGAAAACTTAAACAATGAAACTGCATTTTGACGCGAATCAGGAGTTCCAGCTGGAGGCGGTTAAATCCGTTGTTGATTTATTTCAGGGGAATCCTATGAACAAGGGGGATTTTGAATATTCTCTGAGCGGGGACGCTGAAGGCAGTACGATAAATGAATATGGAGTTGGGAACAGGTTGTTTGTTGATGAGGATAAAATAAAAGAGAATCTTGGGGAAGTTCAGCGCGGGAACGGGCTGGTGGGTGTTCCGGACTTTGCCGGGATGCATTTCTCTATTGAGATGGAAACGGGTACAGGTAAAACTTATGTTTACCTTCGAACAATTTACGAGTTAAATAAAAAATACGGGTTCAAGAAATTTATCATAGTCGTTCCGAGTGTTGCCATTAAAGAAGGGGCGAACAAAAACCTTGAGATAACGAAAGAACATTTTCAGGGGTTGTATGATAATGTTCCGGTAAACCACAAGATCTATGATTCAGGAAGAACTGCCGAGTTGCGCAATTTCGCGTTGAGCAATACTGTTGAGATTCTCGTGATAAATATTGACTCTTTCGCGAAGGATACAAATATAATTAATCAGGCGAGAGATTCGGCTCTGGGGAAAAAACCGATAGAGTTTATTCAATCTACCAGTCCGATTGTTATAGTTGACGAACCTCAGAATATGGAAACAGAAATACGAAAAAAGGCGCTTGAAAACCTTAAGCCCTTATGCACGCTCAGGTATTCTGCTACGCATACCAACCTGTATAATCCTGTTTATAGTTTAAATCCTGTGAAAGCTTATGATCTGGGGCTGGTAAAACAGATTGAGGTGGATTCTGTTTTCGCGGAGGGCGGCTTTAATCAGGCGTTTATCTCTCTTGAAGAGCTAAAATCCGCCAAGAAATCGGTCAGCGCAAGTATAAGAATAGATGTAAACACCGATAAAGGCGTTACGAAAAAAACATTTACAGTAAAGAGCGGAGATGATTTGTATGAACTTTCCAATGAAAGGGAGGCCTATAAAGAAGGTTATAAAATAAATTCTATAGATGTCTCTAACGGCTGTATAGAACTGTCAAACGGCGATGTAATTTCCAAGGGAGAAACAAAAGGCGGTTTGCAGGATGAAGTTATGAAAGTTCAGGTGGACAAAGCCGTCAAAGAACATTTCCATAAACAGCGGAATCTTAAAGAAAACGGGATCAAAGTGCTTACACTGTTCTTTATTGACAGGGTTGCCAATTACCGTTCTTATGATGAAGCCGGAAAAGAAGTTCCGGGAAAGTTTGCGTTATGGTTTGAGGAGATATATAAAAAGTACGCGAACGAAGCTAAATTCAAAAAAGTAATACCTTTTGAAGTTGAAAAAGTTCATAACGGCTACTTTGCTCAGGATAAAAAGGGGAAATTTAAAGATTCTACTTCCGGGGAAACCCAGGCCGATGATGATACTTATAAGTTAATTATGCAGAAAAAAGAAGAGCTGCTTGATATTAATAATCCTTTGAGTTTTATTTTCAGCCATTCTGCTTTGCGTGAGGGCTGGGATAATCCGAATGTGTTTCAGATATGTACCCTAAACGAGACCAGATCGGATTTGAAAAAGAGGCAGGAAATAGGAAGAGGACTCCGGCTTTCCGTAAACCAGCAGGGCGACAGGATAAGGGATAAGAGTATTAATGTTCTGACGGTTATCGCGAATGAAAGTTATGAGGATTTTGCTAAGAAACTTCAGAAAGAGATACATGAGGACTGCGGTGTTGAGTTTACCGGAAGGATTAAAAACGCGAGAGATAAAAAGAATGTGACTTTCAGAAAAGGATTTAATCTGGATCCGAAGTTTATTGAGCTATGGAACAAGATAAAGCAAAAAACAACTTACAGGGTGGACTATAATACTGAAGAATTGATAAAGGACGCGGGTAAAGCAATAAAGGAAATGCCGAAAATCACAAAGCCCGTTATAAGATCGGAAAAAGTCAGTATTTTTATGGGTAAAGAAGGAGTCAAGACCTATATGACGGGTTCTGATTTGCCAAAGACCGTGGAAATGAAGACGGAGACCCCTGATGTTCTGGGATACATTCAAAGTAAGACAGAGCTTACAAGGTCGACAATACTGCAGATATTAAAGGAATCAGGCAGGATAGCTGATATTCTAAAAAATCCTCAGATGTTTCTTGACCTCGCAGTGGAAAAAATCAGGACAATACTTACTAAGTTTTTAATTGACGGCATTAAATACGAGAAAATAGCGGGGCAGGAATGGGCGATGATGCTTTTTGAAGGTAAAGAGATAGAATCCTATGTGGATAATCTTTATGAGGTTAAAAACGGTAATAAAACTCTGGCATCTCATATTATTATCGACTCAATGTCCGAGCCGGAGAGGAAGTTTGCCGAGGATTGTGATACAAATAATAATATCGAATTTTTCATAAAGCTGCCAAGGTGGTTTGTAATAAAAACGCCTATTGGACCCTATACGCCGGACTGGGCATTGATATTTAAAGGTGATAAAAAACTGTATTTTGTCGCAGAAACAAAAAGCACGCTTGATGAAAATGCTCTCAGGGGCAGCGAGTATATAAAAGTTAAATGCGGGGAAAAGCATTTCGCGGAATTCCCTGATGTTATATATCAAAAAGTGACTAGAGTTGCGGGACTGCGGGAACCTTAATTAAATGGGAGAAGATTATGACCGAACCGGGGAGAAATGACCCGTGCCCCTGCGGGAGCGGGAAGAAATATAAGAAATGTTGTATGGGTAAAAGTAATATTCTGCCGGTAAAAACCGGACAGAATATCAATATATTGGAGACCTACTCAAATCAGAAAGATAACCTGCCAAAACTTCACAATACAGACGGAGAACCGCTGCTTTTTTGCAAGGTTTATTTTAAGTTAATTAATAAAGAAGCAATAGAAGTAGTACTGAATGGGATGGAAAACGTAGAACGCGACGAAAATAACAAGAGTTGGGTCTGGAAAAAGAAAGGCAAAAATCTACTGCATCCGAATGTTCTTATCGGAAATATTTACTTCGAAAATGAATTCCTTGTGTTTGATACAAATTCAATGGAAAGATCGGTGAAATTCAGGAAGTTAGCCGTTAAATCGTTTAAGGGATATATTTCTTATCTTCGTACGGAGGAAAAAGAATTTTCAGAGCTAAAAAGGCCGTCGGAAGAAAAGATGAAAGAGCAGGCTTTGAAACAGCAGGAGCTGATGAATAATCCGGAAGTTGTAAGGCAATTAAAACAGAAGACAGAAGAGTATTATCTGAAAAGCTGGGTAAGGCAGAAAATACCGGCGCTTGGTGATATTACCCCTTATGACGCCATGAAATCTGAAAAAGGCAGGGAGTTACTTGAAAAGCTGATAGGCGAAATGGAAGAAATGGATAAGAATGTTGCCGTAAGAAACCCGGCAATGAACATGAATTTTGACCTACTGCGTGCTAAAGTAGGGATGAATAAGGAACAGCGGCGGAGTAAAAACGGTCATCATGTTGATGAAAGTATAAGCGAAATAAAAACAGGAATGAACGAACCATGTCCGTGCGGGAGCAAAGAGAAGTATAAAGACTGCTGCTTGACAAAGGATCGGGTGCAAGAACTTGACAAAAATTCCAGGATTTCCGGTACGATCCTTGATGAGTATATGTTCCTTATTCAATATGTCGGGATGTATGCAGATAAAGAACGGCAATTCAGCATTAATGGTGAATATTTAGACGCCGTCTATGAATATATAAAAAATGCGTATACCGATGAAAAAATAAAAACCAGAATGTATGACAGTATGCTGATGGGATGGTATTTCCTTGATTTAAAGTACGGAATTGAAAATATGTCTTTAATTGATAATCTTCTGAAGTATGGCTCGGTCTCCGAGCTAAACAGCCCCGGTCCGGAATGCTTGCGGGATCTGGCAAAAAGTTATCAGGGTTTTTACGAAATAATGAATGTTTCTCCGCGCGAAATGACAGTCAAAGAACTGGTTACTGGAAAAGAAAGAAATGTAATGGCTTATGGAGACACCTATGAAAAAGACAGGAAGCCGGGAGAGGTCTGGTTCTGCCGTCTGCTTGGAGCGGAAAATGAATCCTATTCTTATGGAGCTCCCTGGATGTATACAAAAGATCAGCGGGATAATATCGAAAGCAATCTGTTAAAGATTATAGAAAAAGCCCGTGAAAACGGCTGGCTCGAAAAAATGACGCCGGAAGAAGAGGTTAGAACCGTTGCCAAAAACTCTATAATATTCTTTGTTGCAGGTTCTTTGCAGTGTGAGCCTTCCAGAAAAGAAGAACTGCCTTTTGGGTTTTTTAAAAAAAACAGCAACGAATTCTTTGGACCAAGTTTTAAGAATCTTGATAAAGATGAGATGTTTTACAATAAAAGCATTTTCAGTGTGTCTGATATATTTGTACTGAACTCCCGGCTTAAGGAAGATAAGAATTTTGATTTTGACTCCGAAATCAATGACCACCTTTATATGAAAAAATATAAAATTAAAGGAGCCGCGACGAATATGGCAATTGCTTCAATAAAATTATTTGAGAACCGCATGGAATGTGAGACCAACTCCGAGTATAGAGCCAATGAAATGATGAAATTACTCTGTGAACGCGGAAAGGGTATAGTCAAATTTGAAAGTCATGAAGAAATTAAGGGAATATTCTGACCTTAAGACAGCGACCTGTTGTTTTCAGCATACAATGCAAAAGGGGATTTTATGGTTGAAGATAAATACATTGACGTACTGGCTAATCTGGAAACCAATATAGTTAAGAAATATAAGGAAAATTCTGAAATTACGGATTATGATGTCATCAGGGTTGTAGAAATTGTAATAGAAATATTCAATGCGGAAAAAGCCGGAAGGCAACCGCGCTCTTACTCACTTTCAGAAAGGGAAAGCTGTATCTTTGATTGTGTTTATGCGATAAGCGGCTGGAGCCTGGGCAGGGCTAAATTGGAAGAAAAAAGAGATGTGAACCCAAATATAAAAACCGTGGATGAAGTTGTCTATTGCTTGAAAAAAATAAAAAAATCCGCTGAAAAACATAGCCAATCCAGAGGGAAACATGGGTATTTAGATTTTATTACAAACTTCTTTGGACAAATTTAAACTATGGAAAACAGAGAGCTATTTTGACATACAGCTGTAGAATTCACTGAGGTTAATATGAGGGACAGACACCGAAGAGAACGTTGTCAGTCCCCTTTTTTAAATAAACCGCAAGTATTTCTTCCGATTGTCGTATAATATAATAGAGGGTAAAAAGATGAGAATATCAAAGGGAAAATGCGAAGAAATAAGAAGGAAAATACCTGCTTTTGTCGACGGGGAGTTGAGTGATGTGGAGAAAAGTCAAGTAAAAGAGCATCTGGATTCTTGCCTTCCTTGTTTGAAAGAATCTAAAATATACTTAAAACAGGATAAAATACTTACAAAACTCAAAGATATTGAATCTTCTTTGAATTTCAATAGAAAATTGTTTTTGAAAATTCAGCAAGCTGATTCTAAGGGGCAAAACCCGATGGATATATTCCTAAAATGGATTCTTCCGGTGCCGGCTCTTTGCGCGGCTATTCTGGTTATTTTTATGGGATTTACGTTGGTTTCGCCGTATATTTATGCTCTTCCCGGAGAAAAGGTGAACACGACAGTTACGACTGATTCAAGAAAGAGCTTTTTTTCTTTCGTAGAGTTCTCTTCTTATTGTGATAAGCACTGCGAGCAGGTATGCAGGTATTGCAGGGTTGCAATGGGGAGTGAGTGCAAATGCGGGAGGTGTTCAAATGAATCTAAAAACTAGTACAGCGCTTGCTGTTCTTCTCCTCGGTGCTTTATCTTTCTTTGATCTCTTTGGCATTGAAAAAGCCATCGTCGCGATACTTCTTGGCAGTGCGTATCTTAATGAAAGTAGGGGTTCCAGCGACAAATATAAATATCCGGTGTGCGCCGGTATCGGTCTTGGCATTATAAGTATTCTGATTCTTACGGTAATAATGATCTCGAAAAGTCCGAAATGGTAGAACGAAGTGAAGGAAGTGAAGTAAAAGAAGGAAAAGAAGAAAGTGAAGCAGGGGAAGCGTGTAAAGCAAAAAAAGAATCAGGGGAAGGTTTGTATCAGTGTCCACCTACGGTGAGATCTCGTCCGCAACAATGTTTGTTGCGAGACCTCGCATTTAGGCGGGCTGAAGGCGGAGAATCTTTTTCAAGGAGTGGGATATGAAGAAGTTCAGGTATATTACGGCGGTGCTTTTATTTGCAAGCGTGAGTTTTTACGCTGAAGATAGTGAATT
The Candidatus Firestonebacteria bacterium RIFOXYD2_FULL_39_29 DNA segment above includes these coding regions:
- a CDS encoding DEAD/DEAH box helicase: MKLHFDANQEFQLEAVKSVVDLFQGNPMNKGDFEYSLSGDAEGSTINEYGVGNRLFVDEDKIKENLGEVQRGNGLVGVPDFAGMHFSIEMETGTGKTYVYLRTIYELNKKYGFKKFIIVVPSVAIKEGANKNLEITKEHFQGLYDNVPVNHKIYDSGRTAELRNFALSNTVEILVINIDSFAKDTNIINQARDSALGKKPIEFIQSTSPIVIVDEPQNMETEIRKKALENLKPLCTLRYSATHTNLYNPVYSLNPVKAYDLGLVKQIEVDSVFAEGGFNQAFISLEELKSAKKSVSASIRIDVNTDKGVTKKTFTVKSGDDLYELSNEREAYKEGYKINSIDVSNGCIELSNGDVISKGETKGGLQDEVMKVQVDKAVKEHFHKQRNLKENGIKVLTLFFIDRVANYRSYDEAGKEVPGKFALWFEEIYKKYANEAKFKKVIPFEVEKVHNGYFAQDKKGKFKDSTSGETQADDDTYKLIMQKKEELLDINNPLSFIFSHSALREGWDNPNVFQICTLNETRSDLKKRQEIGRGLRLSVNQQGDRIRDKSINVLTVIANESYEDFAKKLQKEIHEDCGVEFTGRIKNARDKKNVTFRKGFNLDPKFIELWNKIKQKTTYRVDYNTEELIKDAGKAIKEMPKITKPVIRSEKVSIFMGKEGVKTYMTGSDLPKTVEMKTETPDVLGYIQSKTELTRSTILQILKESGRIADILKNPQMFLDLAVEKIRTILTKFLIDGIKYEKIAGQEWAMMLFEGKEIESYVDNLYEVKNGNKTLASHIIIDSMSEPERKFAEDCDTNNNIEFFIKLPRWFVIKTPIGPYTPDWALIFKGDKKLYFVAETKSTLDENALRGSEYIKVKCGEKHFAEFPDVIYQKVTRVAGLREP